One genomic region from Marinobacter szutsaonensis encodes:
- a CDS encoding EAL domain-containing protein, which translates to MPKSTDVVEPPTGIDAERLALVAAATPNLVLFLDEAGTIEWVNPSFEQHTGHLLADIRGKHPRDVLYGPDTDPDTIARINRYLHRGDTFAEDILHYTRSGTPYWVHSYCVPIGREQGLAPGYIVIQNNISDHKHSERGLRIAASVFDRSHEAIIITDHSNRILDVNPAFSRITGYNRDEVLGLNPGILSSGRHSAEYYQSMWRSIEKTDHWRGEIWNRRKNGEEFIELLSISRVHLEEPGQFYHVAAFSDITTLKNHARELDRAANYDDLTGLPNRQLLEERLRSACSHAERHGRRLSVCCLDLDGFKAINNRFGQDCGDQVLRTLAERLTHTLRSGDTVARVGGDEFILLLQSDDTNSVYHRILSVIGEPIAVGGEQVTLTASLGVTRYPEDQADAEGLIRHADQAMYSAKEKGRNQFHFFDPDLDQHRQKRRQQLMELTRALENQEFELFFQPQVRMSDYSLAGFEALIRWNRPESGLVSPGEFLPYVENSHLEVPLGQWVLKEAIHQLNTWQQAGEDLTVSINITARHLLDRSFADYLESYLHSHPELDPARVTLEVLESTALEDTKQANHVLTRCRSLGLQVALDDFGTGFSSLSYLRTLPIDLIKIDQSFVRNMTDSPSDKAIVESVIFLAQRFEHPVLAEGVETGEQARTLARMGCNQIQGYGIAPPIPAAEVLQWANRWRARKQQGLDQGRLAQRDGI; encoded by the coding sequence ATGCCGAAATCGACGGATGTTGTAGAGCCCCCGACGGGTATTGACGCCGAACGCCTGGCCCTGGTGGCCGCCGCCACCCCCAACCTGGTCCTGTTCCTGGACGAAGCCGGCACTATCGAGTGGGTGAACCCCAGTTTCGAGCAGCATACCGGTCATCTGCTGGCCGACATCCGGGGAAAGCACCCCAGAGACGTGCTCTATGGGCCGGACACCGACCCCGACACCATCGCCCGGATCAATCGCTACCTGCACCGGGGCGATACCTTTGCCGAGGACATCCTGCACTACACCCGCTCCGGCACCCCTTACTGGGTCCATAGCTACTGCGTGCCCATCGGCAGGGAGCAGGGACTCGCCCCCGGTTATATCGTGATCCAGAACAACATTTCCGATCACAAGCACAGCGAGCGGGGTTTACGTATTGCCGCCAGTGTCTTTGACCGCAGCCACGAAGCGATCATCATCACCGACCACAGCAACCGCATCCTGGACGTCAACCCGGCGTTCTCCCGGATTACCGGCTATAACCGGGATGAAGTGCTGGGCCTGAATCCGGGAATCCTCAGCTCGGGCCGGCATTCGGCGGAGTACTACCAATCCATGTGGCGATCCATCGAAAAGACCGACCACTGGCGGGGCGAGATCTGGAACCGGCGCAAGAACGGCGAGGAATTCATCGAGCTGCTGTCCATCAGCCGGGTCCACCTGGAGGAGCCCGGCCAGTTCTACCACGTCGCCGCCTTTTCGGACATTACCACCCTGAAGAATCACGCCCGGGAGCTGGACCGCGCCGCCAACTATGACGACCTGACCGGTCTGCCCAACCGCCAGTTACTTGAGGAGCGTCTGCGTTCGGCCTGCAGCCATGCCGAGCGCCACGGGCGGCGACTGTCGGTGTGCTGCCTGGATCTAGACGGGTTCAAGGCGATCAACAACCGCTTTGGCCAGGATTGCGGCGACCAGGTGTTACGTACCCTCGCCGAGCGACTGACCCACACCCTGCGCAGCGGCGATACCGTTGCCCGGGTCGGGGGCGATGAATTTATCCTGCTGCTGCAGAGCGACGACACCAACTCGGTTTACCACCGCATTCTCTCGGTCATTGGCGAGCCCATAGCGGTGGGGGGCGAGCAGGTAACCCTGACCGCCAGCCTGGGCGTCACCCGTTATCCGGAAGACCAGGCCGATGCCGAAGGCCTGATCCGCCACGCCGACCAGGCCATGTATTCGGCCAAGGAAAAAGGCCGCAACCAGTTCCATTTCTTCGATCCGGATCTCGATCAGCACCGGCAGAAACGGCGGCAACAACTGATGGAACTGACCCGGGCCCTGGAGAATCAGGAGTTCGAGCTGTTCTTCCAGCCCCAGGTCCGGATGTCGGATTATTCCCTGGCCGGGTTCGAGGCCCTGATCCGCTGGAACCGGCCGGAGTCGGGACTGGTCAGCCCGGGCGAGTTCCTGCCCTATGTAGAGAACAGCCACCTGGAAGTGCCCCTGGGCCAGTGGGTCCTGAAAGAAGCCATCCACCAGCTGAACACCTGGCAGCAGGCGGGTGAGGACCTGACCGTCAGCATCAACATCACCGCCCGACATCTGTTGGATCGGAGTTTTGCCGACTACCTGGAAAGCTACCTGCACAGCCACCCGGAGCTGGATCCGGCCCGGGTTACCCTGGAAGTACTGGAGTCCACCGCGCTCGAGGACACCAAGCAGGCCAATCACGTACTGACCCGGTGCCGCAGTCTTGGCCTGCAGGTAGCGCTGGATGATTTTGGCACCGGCTTTTCCTCCCTGAGTTATCTGCGGACCCTGCCCATCGACCTGATCAAGATTGACCAGAGTTTCGTGCGCAACATGACGGACAGCCCCAGTGACAAGGCGATCGTCGAAAGCGTGATTTTCCTGGCCCAGCGCTTCGAACATCCGGTGCTGGCCGAGGGGGTGGAAACCGGGGAACAGGCCCGCACCCTCGCCCGGATGGGCTGCAACCAGATCCAGGGCTACGGGATTGCCCCGCCCATACCAGCCGCAGAGGTTCTTCAATGGGCAAACCGCTGGCGCGCCCGGAAACAGCAAGGACTGGATCAGGGCCGGCTCGCCCAGCGCGATGGTATCTAA
- a CDS encoding response regulator, protein MSQQNLWLIVDDDAAFLQILQRSLARQDIEAVPATTGAEALGLIEARDFGRCVLDLNLAGESGLQLLPELQARRPDLEILVLTGYGSIATAVEAMRRGAINYLCKPVTVHQLVTGFEPLDAPPELRTEPPTVEEMEWEHIQRVLNEHDGNISATARALNMHRRTLQRKLQKHSRWRS, encoded by the coding sequence GTGGATGATGACGCAGCCTTTCTTCAGATACTGCAACGCTCCCTGGCCCGTCAGGACATCGAGGCGGTGCCCGCTACCACCGGGGCCGAGGCCCTGGGACTGATCGAGGCAAGGGATTTCGGGCGTTGCGTGCTGGATCTCAACCTGGCCGGCGAAAGTGGCCTGCAGTTACTGCCGGAACTGCAGGCCCGCAGGCCGGATCTGGAGATACTGGTTCTGACCGGCTATGGCAGCATCGCCACCGCGGTTGAAGCGATGCGCCGGGGGGCCATCAATTACCTGTGCAAACCGGTAACCGTGCACCAGCTTGTCACCGGCTTCGAGCCTCTGGACGCGCCACCGGAGCTGCGCACGGAACCACCGACGGTGGAAGAAATGGAGTGGGAGCACATCCAGCGGGTCCTCAACGAGCACGACGGCAATATTTCTGCCACCGCCCGGGCCCTGAACATGCACCGGCGCACCCTCCAGCGCAAACTGCAGAAACATTCCCGCTGGCGCAGCTGA
- a CDS encoding energy-coupling factor ABC transporter permease, whose translation MGMTENLLSTGQWLITAVLFLLILVQAARSVDWLALRRDNALQHSFFGAAVALGFLWQLRAGISPGLAIHIFGMTVITLMLGWALAVFSGLLALVITVITGREPLIMFAANGLVTVMVPALVSHGIMVWERRRNFRNFFAYIFFCGFFGAGIAVAAAGVVMCLMLWSSGVYTFDELIHEYIRYLPLIMLPEGFVNGTFVTGLMVFHPDRLTTLDQRRYRP comes from the coding sequence ATGGGGATGACGGAAAACCTGCTATCAACGGGACAGTGGCTGATCACGGCCGTGCTGTTTCTGCTGATCCTGGTGCAGGCAGCCCGCTCCGTCGACTGGCTGGCGCTGCGCAGGGATAACGCCCTCCAGCATTCGTTCTTCGGCGCGGCGGTGGCGCTGGGATTCCTGTGGCAACTGCGCGCCGGGATCTCGCCCGGGCTTGCCATCCATATTTTCGGCATGACCGTCATTACCCTGATGCTGGGCTGGGCGCTGGCGGTGTTCAGTGGTCTTCTGGCGCTGGTGATCACCGTCATCACGGGGCGGGAACCGCTCATCATGTTCGCGGCAAATGGGCTGGTGACCGTCATGGTGCCAGCGCTGGTGAGTCACGGGATCATGGTGTGGGAGCGCCGTCGCAACTTCCGCAATTTCTTCGCCTATATCTTCTTCTGCGGGTTCTTCGGGGCCGGGATTGCCGTGGCTGCGGCCGGGGTCGTGATGTGCCTGATGCTGTGGTCCAGCGGGGTCTATACCTTCGATGAGCTGATCCACGAGTACATCCGCTACCTGCCCCTGATAATGCTACCGGAAGGCTTCGTTAACGGCACTTTCGTGACCGGCCTGATGGTGTTCCACCCCGACCGGCTCACGACCCTGGATCAGCGCCGCTATCGGCCCTAG